A stretch of Methanobrevibacter sp. YE315 DNA encodes these proteins:
- a CDS encoding PRC-barrel domain-containing protein: MENKQVPRREEKLWSEIKNYQVATNNARILGVLDELIINEKTGKIVDIAIRVESDRNIHVKGAKRNGDLLLVPFAKVEKVGEFIIVTE; encoded by the coding sequence ATGGAAAATAAACAAGTTCCTAGAAGAGAAGAAAAATTATGGAGTGAAATCAAAAACTATCAAGTAGCTACCAACAATGCACGTATTCTTGGTGTGTTAGATGAATTAATTATCAACGAAAAAACCGGTAAAATCGTGGATATTGCAATTAGAGTTGAAAGCGATCGTAATATTCATGTTAAAGGAGCTAAAAGAAATGGTGACTTATTGTTAGTTCCTTTCGCTAAAGTCGAAAAAGTCGGCGAATTCATTATTGTAACTGAATAA
- a CDS encoding NTP transferase domain-containing protein translates to MIYAILMAGGKGTRLKVPQEKPLFKLRDKPLISFVLENLKESKLIDEIVVAVSPNTIETTEYLNSINGDYTILDTSGDDYLTDLSYILEYFEKKSKEDILLFINADLPFISTKTIDYVLDYYLKSPKDALSVVVPVEIYEDLGLDYSYEFNGNVPSGLNVLRSINIVQDEDQLICPKVELALNINTIPDSKIAEKLYNEYYV, encoded by the coding sequence ATGATTTATGCAATTTTGATGGCAGGAGGTAAGGGAACCAGGCTTAAGGTTCCCCAAGAAAAGCCTCTTTTCAAATTACGTGATAAACCCTTAATCAGTTTTGTGCTTGAAAATTTAAAGGAATCTAAACTGATAGATGAAATAGTTGTTGCTGTCAGTCCGAATACTATTGAAACAACTGAATATCTAAACAGCATTAATGGCGATTATACTATTCTGGATACTTCAGGAGATGATTATCTTACTGATCTGTCTTATATTTTGGAATATTTCGAAAAAAAATCTAAAGAAGATATTTTACTATTCATTAATGCGGATTTACCATTCATATCTACGAAAACAATTGATTATGTTTTGGATTATTATTTAAAATCTCCTAAAGACGCATTATCGGTTGTTGTCCCTGTTGAAATTTATGAAGACTTAGGCCTCGATTACTCCTATGAGTTTAATGGTAATGTCCCATCAGGACTGAATGTATTGAGAAGCATCAATATTGTTCAAGATGAAGACCAGTTGATTTGTCCAAAAGTAGAACTGGCTTTAAATATTAATACTATTCCGGATAGTAAAATTGCTGAAAAATTATATAATGAATATTATGTTTAA